The genomic region TGTTGAGCTGTGTCATACTGCAATGTCCACATATATATTTCCCCAAGTCCAGTAGAGATTGGCCCCATTTTGGGGTCTACATTGTTGGGGAGTATTTCTTTAGCTTCATTAAGCTTTTCTGTGACCTGTTGTCGTGCAAAATATATATCTGTTGAGTCTGTGAAAATTGCTGTAACTTGTGAGAATCCATTCCGTGATAATGATCTTGTTGTTTCTAGTCCGGGAATACCAGACAATGCCGTTTCTATTGGAAATGTTACTTGATTTTCAACTTCAAAAGGTGAAAACCCGGGAGCTAATGTATTGATTTGGACTTGGGTATTCGTTATATCAGGAACTGCATCAACTGGCAGATGTTGCCCCAGGTTTATCCCTAGAATGATAGTCATGGTAACAAGAGCAATGACTGTGTATCTGTTATGAGTTGCAAACTTTACAATCGATTCTAGCATATTATGTCTCTAATGTCCGTGTTCAGCTGTTTCTTTCCCAAGTTCAGCTTTTAAAAGAAATGTGTTTTTAACTGCAATTTCATCACCAATTTTTAGCCCTGATTTAACTCTGATAAAATCACCCTTATCTGATCCATGGATAATAATGTTTTGAGCTGTGAAACCATCTTTGTTTTTTATAAAGGCAATTGATTGGCCGTTTATCTTTTGTAATGCCGTTGCTGGGATTGTAATGTAATTCGCACTTTCTTCAGTAGTTACTTGAGCTGTGATAAAATCTCCGGGGTGCCAGTCGTTATTCGGATTATCTAATTCAACAATAGCTCTGCCTGTACGTGTTGCTTCATTAATTACGGGACTGAGGAAGATTATTGTTGACGTTGTTGGTGTTGATTCTGAACTAGGGAAAATATCAACATTTTGCCCCTTTTTCAATATAGCTAGGTCTTGCGCAGGGATTGAAAGGTTAATCCAGACTTTGTTTGTATCAGCAATAATAAAAACCTGATTTTCAGGTGTTATGAATTCACCCAGTGATATATGTCTTTCAAGAATTTTACCTTTTATCGGTGATTTAATGGAATAGATGTTTAGGGGTTTTGTTGTGGTGGGAAG from Candidatus Paracaedibacteraceae bacterium harbors:
- a CDS encoding efflux RND transporter periplasmic adaptor subunit — translated: MFFKRSIYSAVAITLVILVYLFFSQNNINSEEVDEKPAIKPINIIRLNDEEINRFSIKTQIIKEKDIKNKLIIPGEVGLNENTLLHVISPVNGVVRKVFSNLGDSVTPQTELAIIESRDMAEAKSTYIAAYKDTILKKDLAEREERLMKNKIKAETEYLKTRNAYETSKIDLDQKRQKLLALNMTEDEINNLPTTTKPLNIYSIKSPIKGKILERHISLGEFITPENQVFIIADTNKVWINLSIPAQDLAILKKGQNVDIFPSSESTPTTSTIIFLSPVINEATRTGRAIVELDNPNNDWHPGDFITAQVTTEESANYITIPATALQKINGQSIAFIKNKDGFTAQNIIIHGSDKGDFIRVKSGLKIGDEIAVKNTFLLKAELGKETAEHGH